Proteins encoded by one window of Chryseobacterium sp. POL2:
- a CDS encoding ankyrin repeat domain-containing protein, producing MKKTLIAALFLMAFGFGKAQKNTLLDGGFWKNNPNIETVKAEIAKGNSPSQQNSGFFDPVVMAINNRVSTDVIKFMVEQKGNTVDKKTHHSRTYLQWAAASGNLELVNYLLAKASDVHYKDSHGSDVITYAAEAGNKNTAVYGALIKAGANVKTKNEDGATLMMLTIANDPEFKLADYFTSKGLSIKDKDNYGRTLADYAARLGNLEIIDQLIAKGVKPTDQALFFATMGSRAKQNGIETYQTLVDKYKLNPKAISPTGSTLLHNLVRRPNAEIINYFLAKGVDVNKADKEGNTVLMGASQGKDAKLVETLLSKAKNVNATNEKGETALMKAMTSGAADVVATLLKNGADAKILDKDGNNLVYYWFNSFKPNDGSDDFNTKLALLQNSGLDIKAPQKNGNTLLLLAVDKGDLSLVKKAAELGVEVNAQDADGNSALHKAALTSKDDKILKALVELGVKKDLQTEFGETAYDLAKENEFLTQNKVSIDFLK from the coding sequence ATGAAAAAAACTTTGATTGCTGCCTTGTTTTTAATGGCTTTCGGATTTGGAAAAGCGCAAAAAAACACGTTGTTAGATGGCGGATTTTGGAAAAATAATCCCAATATAGAAACTGTAAAAGCAGAAATAGCTAAAGGAAACAGTCCTTCACAGCAAAACTCTGGTTTCTTCGATCCTGTTGTAATGGCTATTAACAATAGGGTTTCTACCGATGTTATTAAATTCATGGTGGAGCAAAAAGGAAATACTGTAGATAAGAAAACGCATCATTCCAGAACGTATTTGCAATGGGCGGCCGCGTCTGGAAATCTTGAATTGGTGAATTATCTTTTGGCTAAAGCTTCGGATGTGCATTATAAAGACAGTCATGGCTCAGATGTCATCACGTATGCAGCCGAAGCTGGAAATAAAAATACGGCGGTTTACGGCGCGCTGATTAAAGCGGGTGCAAATGTAAAAACCAAAAATGAAGATGGTGCTACTTTAATGATGCTCACGATTGCGAATGATCCCGAGTTTAAATTAGCCGATTATTTTACTTCAAAAGGATTGTCTATTAAAGATAAAGACAACTACGGACGTACTTTAGCCGATTATGCTGCGCGACTTGGTAATCTTGAAATTATAGATCAGCTCATTGCTAAAGGTGTAAAACCGACAGATCAAGCCTTGTTTTTTGCGACAATGGGTTCCAGAGCAAAACAAAATGGTATAGAAACTTATCAAACTTTGGTGGATAAATATAAGTTGAATCCAAAAGCGATTAGTCCAACAGGGAGTACTTTATTGCACAATCTTGTGAGAAGACCAAATGCAGAAATCATCAATTATTTCTTAGCAAAAGGCGTGGATGTTAACAAAGCTGATAAAGAAGGAAATACTGTGTTAATGGGAGCTTCCCAAGGAAAAGATGCAAAATTGGTGGAAACTTTATTGTCAAAAGCTAAAAATGTAAATGCAACCAATGAAAAGGGCGAAACTGCTTTGATGAAAGCGATGACTTCTGGTGCTGCGGATGTTGTTGCTACTTTATTGAAGAACGGCGCCGATGCGAAGATTTTGGATAAAGACGGAAATAATTTGGTGTACTACTGGTTCAATTCTTTCAAACCAAATGATGGTTCTGATGATTTTAATACAAAATTAGCTTTACTTCAAAATTCAGGTTTAGACATCAAAGCACCACAAAAAAACGGAAATACCTTATTGCTTTTAGCCGTGGATAAAGGCGATCTTTCTTTGGTGAAAAAAGCGGCCGAATTGGGTGTTGAGGTCAATGCGCAAGATGCAGACGGAAATTCGGCGTTGCACAAAGCGGCTTTAACATCGAAAGACGATAAAATATTGAAAGCTTTAGTGGAATTGGGCGTTAAAAAAGATTTACAAACCGAATTCGGAGAAACGGCATATGATTTGGCTAAAGAAAATGAATTTTTAACTCAAAATAAAGTTTCAATCGACTTTTTAAAATAA
- a CDS encoding cbb3-type cytochrome c oxidase subunit I has protein sequence MDGLFGNTGIQITILLLLIPIIFALILTLIKVNHMISNIIKKRELRNIYTKISELKPEEIDELRKRKSELEFELSGNELSKNLNIEDKRGLITESKEVKDMRFMQTKRYEKSIIKIPKAEKKLILWYIGCSIFWLIIGTTIGMYLGIKFVAPDADHVSWLSFGRLRPTHTNIVFWGWSSIAMVGLSYFVVPRVGNTIIHSLKIGYATLILMNSAVLLGSISLMAGLNNSGGEYREYIWPIMLLFAIGIVITLYNHLKCIASRKTEEIYLSNWYIISALMFVIVILIVAYFPFWQDGLGETIAQGYYMHQGVGMWFMFFNLGLMYYFLPQELNSPIYSYSLGILAFWTQILFYTLIGTHHFIFSAIPWWMQTIAIVSSVGMVIPVAAGSTNFFFTIKGSWHRIKLSYVLPFYVVSIIFYFTGSLQGTAEAFRSTNLMWHFTDFTVAHSHITMYGIITFMLWSFCYTLIPRLTSYEPPSLSVGIHFWVALIGLLIYVFSLMIGSTEKGLSWIDKKPFIEGVVNMMPYWLWRAIGGTMMWISHLIFAYNFYRMLKPRAEIILPESPQEVLKIIQSNKNIK, from the coding sequence ATGGATGGACTTTTCGGTAATACGGGTATACAAATTACAATTCTGTTACTTCTTATCCCTATAATATTTGCTTTAATTTTAACATTAATTAAAGTTAATCACATGATTTCTAATATTATAAAGAAAAGAGAGCTTAGAAATATATATACCAAAATTTCTGAATTAAAGCCTGAAGAAATTGATGAATTAAGAAAACGAAAATCCGAATTAGAATTTGAACTTTCTGGAAATGAACTTTCGAAAAATCTAAACATTGAAGACAAAAGAGGTCTTATCACAGAAAGTAAAGAAGTGAAAGATATGCGTTTTATGCAAACCAAACGCTACGAAAAATCCATTATAAAAATTCCTAAAGCAGAAAAAAAATTAATACTATGGTACATTGGCTGTAGTATTTTTTGGTTAATTATTGGGACAACTATCGGAATGTATTTGGGAATCAAATTTGTTGCTCCGGACGCAGATCATGTGAGTTGGTTGAGCTTCGGAAGGTTACGTCCTACGCACACCAATATTGTGTTTTGGGGTTGGTCTTCTATTGCGATGGTGGGACTTTCTTATTTTGTGGTTCCGCGCGTTGGTAATACTATTATACATAGTTTAAAGATAGGTTATGCTACTTTAATTTTGATGAATTCTGCCGTGTTATTGGGAAGTATAAGCCTTATGGCTGGGCTTAATAATAGCGGTGGCGAATATCGTGAATATATTTGGCCTATTATGCTTCTCTTTGCAATTGGCATTGTTATTACACTTTACAATCATTTGAAGTGCATTGCTTCTCGAAAAACAGAAGAAATCTACTTATCGAACTGGTATATTATTTCAGCCTTAATGTTTGTAATTGTTATATTAATTGTTGCTTACTTTCCTTTTTGGCAAGATGGCCTTGGAGAAACTATTGCACAAGGATATTATATGCATCAAGGTGTGGGAATGTGGTTTATGTTTTTCAATCTTGGGTTGATGTATTATTTTCTTCCTCAGGAACTTAATAGTCCTATTTATTCTTATAGTTTGGGGATTTTAGCCTTTTGGACACAGATATTGTTTTATACTCTTATTGGGACCCACCATTTCATTTTTTCTGCAATTCCGTGGTGGATGCAGACCATAGCAATTGTTTCCAGTGTCGGTATGGTTATTCCAGTAGCAGCGGGAAGTACCAACTTTTTTTTCACTATTAAAGGTTCTTGGCATCGTATAAAATTAAGTTATGTTTTGCCATTTTATGTGGTTTCCATTATTTTTTATTTTACTGGATCTTTACAAGGAACTGCGGAAGCCTTTCGTTCTACCAATCTCATGTGGCATTTTACAGATTTTACAGTTGCCCATTCACACATTACGATGTATGGGATTATTACTTTTATGCTATGGTCATTTTGCTATACTTTAATCCCTAGATTAACTTCGTATGAACCACCTAGTTTAAGTGTTGGAATCCATTTTTGGGTAGCATTAATTGGTCTTTTGATATACGTATTCTCTCTCATGATAGGCTCTACAGAAAAAGGACTTTCTTGGATAGATAAAAAACCTTTTATAGAGGGTGTTGTTAATATGATGCCTTATTGGCTGTGGAGGGCTATCGGCGGGACTATGATGTGGATTTCGCATCTCATTTTTGCTTATAATTTTTATAGAATGCTAAAACCACGTGCCGAAATTATACTTCCAGAATCGCCTCAAGAAGTTTTAAAAATTATTCAATCTAATAAAAATATCAAATGA
- a CDS encoding Crp/Fnr family transcriptional regulator has product MLIHENILMENGASIKNFKPKEIIFEEGNLVHYYFQIHQGEVKINNYNADGTEFIHNILGDGQSLGESSLFNEKPYPMNSIAISDCKILCLPKNDFFKLLKEKPEISVAVIHYISERMYYKMIMIKNNSVKNPVEKVWTLLNYLKSFQFNKDAFSFQIRHTRQELACLTGLAVETVIRSVKILEKEHKLLIQNGKIFI; this is encoded by the coding sequence ATGCTTATTCATGAAAATATTTTAATGGAAAATGGGGCTAGTATTAAAAATTTCAAACCAAAAGAAATTATTTTTGAGGAAGGAAATCTTGTACATTATTATTTCCAAATTCATCAAGGCGAAGTGAAAATTAATAACTACAATGCCGATGGGACCGAGTTTATTCATAATATTTTAGGAGATGGGCAAAGCTTGGGAGAATCCTCTCTGTTTAATGAGAAACCTTATCCTATGAATTCTATCGCAATTTCCGATTGTAAAATTTTATGCCTTCCCAAAAATGATTTTTTCAAACTTTTAAAAGAAAAACCAGAAATTTCCGTAGCGGTAATCCATTATATTTCAGAAAGGATGTATTATAAAATGATTATGATAAAAAATAATTCGGTTAAAAATCCTGTAGAAAAAGTGTGGACTTTGCTCAACTATCTTAAAAGTTTTCAGTTTAATAAAGACGCCTTTTCATTTCAGATCAGACATACCAGACAAGAATTAGCTTGTCTTACGGGCCTTGCCGTAGAAACAGTCATTAGAAGTGTCAAAATTTTAGAAAAAGAACATAAACTGCTTATTCAAAACGGTAAAATTTTTATTTAA